A segment of the Corynebacterium resistens DSM 45100 genome:
CGCACTTCCTGCATAAGCACCACATCGGCCCGCGTTTGTTCCAGCCAAGGCAGTATGCCCAAGTTCGTTTCGCTGCGTTGTTTAGCGGCCGCGCGAATGCCGTTCACGTTTACCGTTGCCACCGTCAAAGTCATGGCCTCAACCCTACTAAGTGATGACGACACTGCGACAGCGTGGCGTCAAACCGAAGAAAACCCAATACCTCAGCTAGAAAACGTGATCCCCCATAAGAAAACAGCGAGAAGCCGCGGGCTTAAGAACTGAAGCACCGCCAATGAAGTAGGCGAGGCCGCGGGGCAGCCCTTTTAGGCGCGGGCGAGTTTCCTACGACGCAACAAATAGGTGGGGATCCAGACGACTACACCGCAAGCGGCCATGATGGCACCAGCAATGGCGGGCGAGGCGTATCCAAAACCGGCCGAGATGACTTGTCCACCGACGAAGGCACCGGCGGCATTCGCGATATTGAGAGCGGAGTGATTAAGGGCTGCTGCGAGGTTCTGAGCTTCCCCAGCAACGTCCATGAGGCGCATCTGCAAGCTGGGGACGAGAATCGAACCAGACATGCCGACGACACCGAAGGTGACAATCGCCAACGGTGCGTTGGAGGAAGCAAAGCGGAAGAACATCAGGATGAAGATCAGCGCGATGAGGACTCCACAGATGGTGTATTCGAGGTTGCGGTCAGCCAAGATGCCGCCGATATAAGTGCCGATGACCATGCCGATGCCGTAGACCATCAGGGGAATCCACATCAGGTTGGGGTTAAACCCGGCGCGTTCGGTGAGAGTCCAAGAGATGTAGGTGTAGACGGCAAACATGCCACCAAAACCGACGGTGCCGATAGCCAAGGTCAGCAGAACCTGCGAATTCACGAGTGCCCCGAGCTCCGTGATGGGATTCGTAGGAGGCATCAGGGTCATATGCGGAATCGTGAACCACAGGGAGATGAACGTAAACACACCAATCAGCGTGACCAGCAAGAAGGCCAGGTTCCAGCCGAAAGTTCCACCCAACCATTGGGCGACGGGAACACCGATCACTGTGGCGACGGAAAGCCCCATGCTCACGAGTGCGACAGATTTGCCACGTTGGCCGGGTGGCGCCATCGAAGCGGTGATCAGCGCGGT
Coding sequences within it:
- a CDS encoding MFS transporter, which produces MSQPEISRKSPADTSPKIGRISRRPIPRQTEMGSRRRTFAMFAMALGGFGIGTTEFVAMGLLKYIAADFNITEDTAGHIISAYALGVVVGAPLITTLTGKIPRRRLALILMIAFTIGNGLTVFTQSYELLVLSRFIAGLPHGAYFSVTALITASMAPPGQRGKSVALVSMGLSVATVIGVPVAQWLGGTFGWNLAFLLVTLIGVFTFISLWFTIPHMTLMPPTNPITELGALVNSQVLLTLAIGTVGFGGMFAVYTYISWTLTERAGFNPNLMWIPLMVYGIGMVIGTYIGGILADRNLEYTICGVLIALIFILMFFRFASSNAPLAIVTFGVVGMSGSILVPSLQMRLMDVAGEAQNLAAALNHSALNIANAAGAFVGGQVISAGFGYASPAIAGAIMAACGVVVWIPTYLLRRRKLARA